One Setaria viridis chromosome 7, Setaria_viridis_v4.0, whole genome shotgun sequence genomic region harbors:
- the LOC117863309 gene encoding small nuclear ribonucleoprotein SmD1a: MKLVRFLMKLNNETVTIELKNGTVVHGTITGVDISMNTHLKTVKLTLKGKNPVTLDHLSVRGNNIRYYILPDSLNLETLLVEETPRVKPKKPTTGKPLGRGRGRGRGRGRGRGPR; the protein is encoded by the exons ATGAAGCTCGTCAG GTTCTTGATGAAGCTGAACAACGAGACGGTCACCATCGAGCTCAAGAACGGCACGGTGGTCCACGGCACCATCACCG GTGTTGACATAAGTATGAATACTCATCTGAAGACAGTGAAGCTTACACTGAAAGGGAAGAATCCTGTAACCCTTGACCACCTCAGTGTGCGAGGAAACAACATTCGCTATTACATTCTTCCTGACAGCTTAAACCTGGAAACGTTGCTGGTGGAAGAAACCCCTAGAGTCAAGCCTAAGAAGCCAACTACAG GGAAGCCTTTGGGACGTGGTCGcgggcgtgggcgtgggcgtggTCGGGGCCGGGGGCCGCGCTGA